The Vitis riparia cultivar Riparia Gloire de Montpellier isolate 1030 chromosome 10, EGFV_Vit.rip_1.0, whole genome shotgun sequence genome includes a region encoding these proteins:
- the LOC117923150 gene encoding 50S ribosomal protein L34, chloroplastic — translation MKGVDWCFEEDNRGRIGGREKKNQVIMGSISVSWVCSSRAVPSASLSLLAGSKRRSLASLNMRNNPTSCPASLLLHSHCFSLFSFLFFCHLWEGLALKFNSQIAGLSLGLDLNSSVGVRKERGHGLVVRAGKAALCQTKRNRSRKSLARTHGFRRRMRTTSGRAVLKRRRAKGRKVLCTKSNPSSGKRA, via the exons ATGAAAGGAGTGGATTGGTGTTTTGAGGAGGATAACAGAGGTAGGATAGGGGGTAGAGAGAAGAAGAATCAAGTGATAATGGGTTCCATTTCGGTATCATGGGTCTGTTCAAGTAGAGCAGTTCCATCAGCATCTCTGAGCTTACTCGCAGGCTCCAAAAGAAGAAGCCTTGCATCCCTGAATATGAGGAACAACCCAACTTCCTGCCCTGCTTCACTGCTCCTTCACTCCCActgtttctctctcttttccttccTCTTTTTCTG CCATCTGTGGGAAGGGCTTGCTCTCAAATTCAACTCACAAATTGCAGGTTTATCTTTGGGGTTGGACTTGAACTCTAGCGTTGGGGTAAGAAAAGAGAGAGGCCATGGCCTGGTGGTGAGAGCTGGGAAGGCTGCTCTTTGTCAAACTAAGAGAAATAGATCTCGAAAATCTCTGGCCCGGACGCATGGCTTCCGCAGGCGAATGAGAACCACCAGTGGAAGAGCAGTATTGAAGCGTCGACGTGCCAAGGGAAGGAAGGTCCTCTGCACAAAATCCAACCCCAGCAGTGGAAAACGTGCCTAA
- the LOC117924255 gene encoding protein trichome birefringence-like 38 codes for MKVCAPKPCEPQPHTLSLSFSPSPSLYFYISSKIRQQLFHRNIEMGVSTVRCHLVVQSLLFLILLLQQARADHQVYNVSGLRSRKQVSSCNLFQGKWVFDASYPFYDASNCPFIDPQFDCQKYGRPDKQYLKYSWKPDSCDLPRFDGLDFLRRWRGKRIMFVGDSLSLNQWESLVCMIHQSAPNAKTSFVKKDGLATVTFDGYAVSVSLYRTPYLVDIVRESVGRVLKLDSIQAGYTWKQMDMLIFNTWHWWTHKGNSQGWDYMSEGTKLYKDMDRLTAFYKGLSTWASWVDLNIDPSKTKVFFQGISPTHYMGKEWNSQSKNCYGELEPLSGPTYPAGAPAAAAIVNQVLSKIRKPVYLLDITTLSQLRKDAHPSAYGEDRTGMDCSHWCLPGLPDTWNQLLYAALVMGT; via the exons ATGAAAGTTTGTGCACCCAAACCATGTGAACCCCAACCccatactctctctctctctttctctccctctccctctctgtACTTCTATATAAGCTCCAAAATCAGGCAGCAACTTTTCCACAGAAACATTGAGATGGGTGTGAGCACTGTAAGGTGCCATCTCGTTGTTCAAAGCCTCCTGTTTCTGATTCTGCTGCTGCAACAGGCAAGGGCGGATCACCAAGTGTATAACGTGAGCGGGTTGAGGAGTAGAAAGCAAGTGAGCAGCTGTAACTTGTTTCAAGGGAAATGGGTGTTTGATGCCTCCTATCCATTCTACGATGCTTCCAACTGTCCCTTCATAGATCCTCAGTTTGATTGCCAAAAGTACGGCAGACCCGATAAGCAGTATCTTAAATACAGCTGGAAACCAGATTCTTGCGACTTGCCCAG GTTTGATGGGTTGGATTTCTTAAGGAGATGGAGGGGGAAGAGGATAATGTTTGTGGGGGACTCGCTGAGTCTGAACCAGTGGGAATCGCTGGTCTGTATGATTCACCAGTCGGCGCCAAACGCCAAGACCAGCTTCGTCAAGAAAGATGGACTAGCTACTGTGACATTTGAT GGGTATGCTGTATCGGTGAGTCTGTACCGTACTCCCTACCTAGTAGACATAGTGAGGGAATCGGTTGGGCGCGTACTGAAACTGGACTCCATCCAAGCAGGGTATACATGGAAACAGATGGACATGCTGATCTTCAACACGTGGCACTGGTGGACCCACAAAGGCAATTCTCAGGG ATGGGATTATATGAGCGAAGGAACCAAATTGTATAAAGATATGGACCGCCTCACTGCATTTTATAAAGGGTTGAGCACATGGGCCTCTTGGGTTGACCTTAATATTGATCCTTCCAAAACCAAAGTTTTCTTCCAGGGGATTTCTCCCACCCATTATAT GGGCAAGGAATGGAATTCGCAATCAAAGAACTGTTATGGAGAGCTAGAACCACTATCAGGGCCTACTTACCCAGCGGGTGCACCTGCAGCAGCTGCTATTGTAAACCAAGTGTTGAGTAAGATTAGAAAACCAGTCTATCTGCTCGATATTACAACACTCTCACAATTGAGAAAAGACGCTCATCCATCCGCTTATGGCGAAGATCGTACGGGCATGGACTGCAGTCACTGGTGCCTTCCTGGATTGCCTGATACTTGGAATCAGCTCCTATATGCAGCTCTTGTCATGGGAACATGA